A genome region from Pseudodesulfovibrio alkaliphilus includes the following:
- the ftsA gene encoding cell division protein FtsA, producing MARNELVVGLDVGTTKICTVVGEATENGVDIIGIGTSPSTGLRRGVVVNIEKTVQCIKKSLEDAELMAGCDIRTVYAGIAGSHIQGFNSHGVIAVKGGEVTQRDVDRVIEAAKAIAIPMDREVLHTLPQEFIVDDQRGIADPLGMAGVRLEVKVHIVTGAVTSAQNIIRSCNRSGLDVSNIVLESLASSKAVLSPEEREIGVALVDLGGGTTDIAIFSKDSIKHTSVLALGGHNLTNDIAYGLRTPMMSAEKIKMQYGCAMADLVTSDEIIEVPSVGGRESRRMSKRVLAEICEPRCEEILALVDQELIKSGFKNMIAAGVVLTGGTCLIDGMQELAEQIFDLPVRIGMPGEGIGGLTEEVRSPKYATAVGLLLHGAEEQGLHNKVRPFKIRDDSGFDRILSRMKKWFTDIA from the coding sequence ATGGCCAGAAACGAACTCGTGGTGGGACTTGATGTCGGCACCACCAAGATATGCACAGTTGTGGGCGAGGCCACCGAAAACGGCGTGGACATCATCGGCATCGGCACGTCCCCGTCCACGGGTCTGCGCCGGGGCGTGGTGGTCAACATCGAAAAGACCGTCCAGTGCATCAAGAAATCCCTTGAGGACGCAGAGCTCATGGCCGGCTGCGACATCCGCACCGTGTACGCGGGCATCGCGGGAAGCCACATCCAGGGATTCAATTCCCACGGCGTCATCGCGGTCAAGGGCGGCGAGGTCACGCAGCGCGATGTGGACCGCGTCATCGAGGCGGCCAAGGCCATCGCCATCCCCATGGACCGCGAGGTGCTGCACACCCTGCCCCAGGAATTCATTGTGGACGATCAGCGCGGCATCGCCGATCCGCTGGGCATGGCCGGGGTGCGCCTGGAGGTCAAGGTCCACATCGTTACCGGCGCGGTGACATCGGCCCAGAACATCATCCGCTCCTGCAACCGCTCAGGACTCGATGTATCCAACATCGTGCTCGAGTCCCTGGCGTCGAGCAAGGCCGTGCTCTCGCCAGAGGAACGCGAGATCGGCGTGGCCCTGGTGGATCTGGGCGGCGGGACAACGGACATCGCCATCTTCTCCAAGGACTCCATCAAGCACACCTCGGTGCTGGCCCTGGGCGGGCACAACCTGACCAACGACATCGCCTACGGACTACGCACCCCCATGATGAGCGCAGAGAAGATCAAGATGCAGTACGGCTGCGCCATGGCCGATCTGGTCACCAGCGACGAGATCATCGAGGTGCCCAGCGTGGGCGGCCGCGAGTCGCGCCGCATGAGCAAGCGCGTTCTGGCCGAGATATGCGAGCCGCGCTGCGAGGAGATCCTGGCCCTGGTGGACCAGGAGCTGATCAAGTCCGGCTTCAAGAACATGATCGCGGCGGGAGTTGTCCTCACGGGCGGCACCTGCCTGATCGACGGCATGCAGGAACTGGCCGAGCAGATCTTCGATCTGCCGGTACGCATCGGCATGCCCGGCGAGGGCATCGGGGGCCTGACAGAGGAAGTCAGGAGCCCCAAATACGCCACCGCCGTGGGCCTGCTGCTCCACGGAGCCGAGGAGCAGGGCCTGCACAACAAGGTGCGCCCCTTCAAGATTCGCGACGATTCCGGTTTCGACCGCATCCTCTCGCGCATGAAGAAGTGGTTCACCGACATCGCCTAG
- the murG gene encoding undecaprenyldiphospho-muramoylpentapeptide beta-N-acetylglucosaminyltransferase: MTLARILIATGGTGGHIFPALAVADALATRHPGAAILFAGGKGPEGDMARSHGLDFLELPARGIMGRGVSGLLGGLAWIGRGLPLALREVRRFRPDAAIGFGGYAGFCPVLAAALLGVPSAVHEQNSVPGVTNKVLGRVVKRIFLSFPDSSGAFPTHKTTLTGNPIRTAILAAGETRKKQAGHTPGKQVLVLGGSQGARPVNDAVIAALPRLTELGVTLTHQAGRADADRVRAAYAASGADPAQVRDFIDDMAAEYARADLAVCRAGATTVFEVAGAGVPALFIPFPQATHDHQTMNARALAETGAARLLPQAELTGAGLAEAVLALLGDAEQLMTMSRAARSFSRPDAAADIARGLEALAA, from the coding sequence ATGACCCTGGCGCGCATCCTCATCGCCACTGGCGGCACCGGGGGCCACATCTTCCCGGCCCTGGCCGTGGCCGACGCGCTGGCAACACGCCATCCTGGAGCGGCCATCCTCTTTGCGGGCGGCAAGGGCCCCGAGGGCGACATGGCCCGCAGCCACGGCCTCGATTTTCTGGAGCTTCCGGCCAGGGGAATCATGGGCAGGGGCGTGTCCGGGCTGCTGGGCGGGCTGGCCTGGATCGGCCGGGGGCTCCCCCTGGCCCTGCGCGAGGTCAGACGTTTCCGCCCCGACGCGGCCATCGGCTTTGGCGGATACGCGGGGTTTTGCCCGGTGCTGGCCGCCGCCCTGCTCGGGGTCCCTTCGGCCGTGCATGAACAGAATTCGGTGCCCGGTGTGACCAACAAAGTCCTGGGCCGGGTGGTCAAACGGATATTCCTGAGCTTTCCCGACTCCTCGGGAGCCTTTCCGACGCACAAGACAACCCTCACGGGCAATCCGATACGCACGGCCATCCTCGCCGCGGGCGAAACCCGGAAGAAACAGGCGGGCCATACTCCCGGCAAGCAGGTGCTCGTGCTGGGCGGCAGCCAGGGGGCGCGTCCGGTGAACGACGCGGTCATCGCCGCCCTGCCCCGGCTCACGGAACTGGGCGTGACCCTGACCCATCAGGCGGGCCGGGCCGACGCCGACAGGGTCCGTGCGGCCTATGCGGCGTCCGGGGCCGATCCGGCCCAGGTGCGCGACTTTATCGACGATATGGCCGCCGAGTATGCGCGGGCCGATCTGGCTGTATGCCGGGCGGGCGCGACCACGGTGTTCGAGGTGGCGGGAGCCGGGGTTCCGGCCCTGTTCATCCCCTTTCCTCAGGCCACCCACGACCACCAGACCATGAACGCCCGCGCCCTGGCCGAAACCGGCGCGGCCCGGCTGCTGCCCCAGGCGGAGCTGACCGGCGCGGGGCTGGCAGAGGCCGTTCTGGCCCTGCTCGGCGATGCGGAACAACTGATGACAATGAGCCGCGCCGCCCGGAGTTTTTCCCGGCCGGACGCGGCGGCGGACATAGCAAGGGGCCTGGAGGCCCTGGCGGCCTAG
- a CDS encoding UDP-N-acetylmuramoyl-tripeptide--D-alanyl-D-alanine ligase has protein sequence MRLTLGDVQHCLTGLTEACRECTVINAVRTDSRAVEPGDLFFCIEGWNFDGHEFAPQAEAKGAVAVVASRPLEGLSIPVIVVRDTIRSLGRLASCWRDLCGARLVAVTGTAGKTTVKEMLAAVISRKHAVAKNFRNLNNQIGLPLSMLKADDAQPVWVMELGISIKGDMEELAVIASPDVAVITNAGPGHLEGLGDVAGVARAKSSLLKYLRQDGVAVISRDYPELWEAATALVPEPAGFSTRDESAPFFAASLGADDEGRGHFRLRTPDGDGEFTAPFCGEHYAENVACVAAAASALGLSRTDVVEGVQAVEPDCQRFCCRKSGHALVIDDTYNANPLSMGRSIRTAATMTKGRPLVLVLGDMRELGAQARESHEALGRLIREVAPLAVFYKGTHFEDVARGLDHAAPLTRIEELEPFLAQWQALGTDNAVVLVKGSRSLKMEAFAAALCRELQDGPAIEGGSR, from the coding sequence ATGAGGCTGACTCTGGGCGATGTCCAGCACTGCCTGACCGGGCTGACCGAGGCCTGCCGGGAATGCACCGTGATCAACGCGGTTCGCACCGACAGTCGTGCGGTGGAGCCGGGCGACCTCTTCTTCTGCATCGAGGGCTGGAACTTCGATGGTCACGAGTTCGCACCCCAGGCCGAGGCCAAGGGCGCCGTGGCCGTTGTCGCCTCGCGCCCCCTTGAGGGGCTCTCGATTCCGGTCATCGTGGTTCGCGACACGATCCGCTCCCTGGGACGGCTGGCCTCCTGCTGGCGCGACCTGTGCGGGGCCAGACTGGTGGCCGTCACCGGCACGGCGGGCAAGACCACGGTCAAGGAAATGCTCGCTGCCGTCATCTCCCGCAAGCACGCTGTTGCCAAAAACTTTCGCAATTTGAACAACCAGATAGGACTGCCACTGTCCATGCTCAAGGCAGACGATGCGCAGCCGGTTTGGGTCATGGAACTGGGCATCTCGATCAAGGGCGACATGGAAGAACTGGCCGTCATCGCCAGCCCGGACGTGGCCGTGATCACCAATGCGGGACCGGGCCATCTTGAGGGCCTGGGCGACGTGGCCGGAGTTGCCAGGGCCAAGAGCAGCCTGCTCAAATACCTGCGCCAGGACGGCGTGGCCGTGATCAGCAGGGATTATCCCGAACTGTGGGAGGCCGCCACCGCGCTGGTGCCCGAACCCGCAGGATTCTCCACCCGCGATGAATCCGCACCATTTTTCGCCGCATCACTCGGCGCGGACGATGAAGGCAGGGGCCACTTCCGTCTGCGCACCCCGGACGGCGACGGTGAATTCACGGCCCCCTTCTGCGGCGAGCACTATGCCGAGAATGTGGCCTGCGTTGCCGCAGCAGCCAGCGCCCTGGGCCTTTCCCGCACCGACGTGGTCGAGGGGGTCCAGGCCGTGGAACCGGACTGCCAGCGCTTTTGCTGCCGCAAGAGCGGCCATGCCCTGGTCATCGACGACACCTACAACGCCAACCCCCTGTCCATGGGCCGGTCCATCCGCACCGCCGCCACCATGACCAAGGGCCGCCCCCTGGTCCTGGTGCTGGGCGACATGCGCGAACTCGGCGCACAGGCGCGGGAAAGCCACGAGGCGCTTGGGCGGCTCATCAGGGAGGTCGCGCCCCTGGCCGTCTTTTACAAGGGTACGCATTTTGAGGATGTGGCGCGGGGCCTTGACCACGCCGCACCCCTGACCCGCATCGAGGAATTGGAACCTTTCCTGGCCCAGTGGCAGGCCCTTGGGACCGACAACGCCGTGGTGCTGGTCAAGGGATCGCGCTCCCTGAAAATGGAGGCATTTGCCGCCGCCCTGTGCCGGGAGCTTCAGGACGGACCCGCAATCGAGGGAGGTTCCCGGTGA
- a CDS encoding cell division protein FtsQ/DivIB, whose amino-acid sequence MSTLTMNNQGRLGLGGKRGNSLRKRKPRPTRSLTYDGFSRSAFSGAGRMVVRLVMTMLALSLVAVLGVGLLYGYRVLTSHPYFALKEIHVTGNTRVSRGDILKVAEVGLGMNSFEMNVDLVERRISDNPWVMSATVRREFPDKLRIAVVERVPAFWLRQGDAMYFADARGRVIAPMHPGEFASLPVLNVAEGVDDGGPVLSGLLKRMEERGTPFTQAQVAWVRLTSAHDLEIHLDGQEAGLTLRLSMDRWEVQLERLKVVWRDMMRRGELKDAAIIAASGDKVWIKKRPGQGA is encoded by the coding sequence GTGAGCACCCTGACCATGAACAATCAGGGCCGTCTCGGCCTGGGCGGCAAACGCGGCAATTCGCTGCGCAAACGCAAGCCCCGGCCTACCCGCTCCCTGACATATGACGGTTTTTCCCGCTCCGCCTTCTCGGGCGCTGGCCGGATGGTTGTGCGGCTGGTCATGACAATGCTCGCCCTGTCGCTGGTGGCGGTGCTGGGCGTGGGCCTGCTCTACGGCTACCGGGTGCTCACCTCGCATCCCTATTTCGCCCTGAAGGAAATCCACGTCACGGGCAACACCCGGGTCTCCCGCGGGGACATTCTCAAGGTGGCCGAGGTGGGCCTCGGCATGAACAGCTTCGAGATGAACGTGGACCTCGTGGAACGGAGAATTTCGGACAACCCGTGGGTCATGTCGGCCACGGTCCGGCGCGAGTTCCCGGACAAGCTGCGTATCGCGGTGGTGGAGCGTGTGCCCGCATTCTGGCTGCGCCAGGGCGATGCCATGTATTTCGCCGATGCCCGGGGCCGGGTCATCGCCCCCATGCACCCGGGCGAGTTCGCCTCCCTGCCCGTGCTCAATGTGGCCGAGGGCGTTGACGATGGCGGGCCGGTGCTTTCCGGTCTGCTCAAAAGGATGGAGGAGCGCGGAACGCCCTTTACCCAGGCCCAGGTCGCCTGGGTGCGGCTGACCAGCGCACACGACCTGGAAATCCACCTGGACGGCCAGGAGGCCGGGCTGACGCTGCGCCTGTCCATGGACCGCTGGGAAGTCCAGCTTGAAAGGCTCAAGGTGGTCTGGCGCGACATGATGCGCCGGGGCGAACTCAAGGATGCGGCCATCATAGCGGCCAGCGGCGACAAGGTATGGATCAAGAAGCGTCCGGGTCAGGGCGCGTAG
- the murB gene encoding UDP-N-acetylmuramate dehydrogenase: protein MALQLIPDPSLAERTTLRLGGHAEVEAVLREASDLDELGTFLTRHTLRPFVIGRGSNLLARDGRCDIALIRAAGQPGPTRVERSDEGLVVRCGAALALPGLLGWAQRAGLTGLEGLTGIPGTVGGAVAMNAGSYGVEFGQRVSRVRLWSPSGGLTWVGADRCSFGYRRFAVPDLPAGRLIWEVEIVLETSTPRAVRQAMREVYGKKRTTQPVTARSAGCVFKNPEGDSAGRLLDRAGMKGMRRGQMAFSDIHSNFLINLGGGTSAQALDLIELGREVVKTRLGVTLETEVIIL, encoded by the coding sequence ATGGCATTGCAACTGATTCCCGACCCGTCGCTCGCCGAGAGAACCACCCTTCGCCTGGGCGGCCATGCCGAGGTGGAGGCCGTGCTCCGCGAAGCATCCGACCTTGACGAGTTGGGGACGTTTCTGACCCGCCACACCCTGCGGCCCTTTGTCATCGGCCGGGGCAGCAATCTGCTGGCCCGCGACGGGCGTTGCGACATCGCCCTGATCCGCGCCGCAGGCCAGCCGGGACCGACGCGGGTTGAGCGCTCGGACGAGGGTTTGGTGGTGCGCTGCGGCGCAGCCCTGGCCCTGCCCGGTCTGCTCGGATGGGCGCAACGGGCCGGTCTGACCGGGCTGGAAGGGCTCACCGGCATTCCCGGCACCGTGGGCGGAGCCGTGGCCATGAACGCGGGCTCCTACGGAGTGGAATTCGGACAACGGGTCAGCCGGGTGCGGCTGTGGTCCCCCTCGGGCGGCCTGACCTGGGTGGGGGCGGACAGATGCTCCTTCGGCTACCGCCGTTTCGCGGTGCCCGATCTCCCTGCCGGGCGGCTCATCTGGGAGGTGGAGATCGTGCTTGAAACATCGACACCACGGGCCGTGCGTCAGGCCATGCGCGAGGTCTACGGCAAAAAACGCACCACCCAGCCGGTCACTGCCCGGAGCGCGGGCTGCGTGTTCAAGAACCCCGAGGGCGATAGCGCTGGCCGTCTGCTGGACAGGGCAGGCATGAAGGGGATGCGGCGGGGCCAGATGGCATTTTCGGACATCCATTCGAATTTCCTGATAAACCTGGGGGGCGGCACCAGCGCCCAGGCCCTGGACCTGATCGAACTGGGCCGGGAGGTGGTCAAGACCCGGCTCGGCGTCACCCTCGAAACGGAGGTCATCATCCTGTGA
- the ftsW gene encoding putative lipid II flippase FtsW — MSGGLNAKAAVGRADPWLMTATLFLGGFGLIMVLSSSGIMAERVYGDTYFFFKRQLLFTAVGLVGMAACMQMPRRVLFGLTYVWILAALVLLALCLSPAGFTVNGASRWVRIGPVHLQPLEFSKVALVLYLAYFFARKQDMVRTFSVGFLPPFIVTGIFCGLLLLQPDFGGAVVLAGLLFFMCLVGGTRFSYLFLSLLFAAGAAWLLISSSPYRFKRWTAFLDPFASAQNEGYQLVQSLYAFGSGRIFGTGLGAGKQKLFFLPEAHNDFIMAVVGEELGFAGMSLFFIAIGFFLWRALRVCIRLEDLQDRFTAFGVTCVLALGMLLNLAVVLGTVPPKGVAMPFISYGGSSLTASFICAGILLNLSRRVPS, encoded by the coding sequence ATGAGCGGAGGACTCAACGCCAAGGCGGCTGTGGGCCGCGCCGATCCCTGGCTGATGACGGCCACCCTGTTCCTGGGCGGGTTCGGCCTGATCATGGTCCTCTCCTCAAGCGGGATCATGGCCGAACGCGTATATGGCGACACCTACTTTTTCTTCAAGCGCCAGCTGCTTTTCACCGCCGTGGGACTGGTGGGCATGGCCGCGTGCATGCAGATGCCCCGCCGGGTGCTCTTCGGTCTGACCTATGTATGGATTTTGGCCGCCCTGGTCCTGCTCGCCCTGTGCCTCTCCCCTGCCGGGTTCACCGTCAACGGCGCCAGCCGCTGGGTCAGAATCGGCCCGGTCCACCTTCAACCGTTGGAGTTCTCCAAGGTCGCCCTGGTCCTGTACCTGGCCTATTTCTTCGCCCGCAAGCAGGACATGGTACGCACCTTCTCGGTGGGTTTCCTGCCGCCGTTCATCGTCACCGGCATCTTCTGCGGCCTGCTCCTGCTCCAGCCGGACTTTGGCGGGGCCGTGGTCCTGGCCGGGCTGCTTTTCTTCATGTGTCTGGTGGGCGGCACCCGTTTCAGCTATCTTTTCCTCTCGCTCCTCTTCGCTGCTGGCGCAGCCTGGCTGCTCATCTCGTCCTCGCCCTACCGATTCAAGCGCTGGACCGCCTTCCTCGACCCCTTTGCCTCGGCCCAGAACGAAGGCTACCAACTGGTCCAGTCCCTCTACGCCTTCGGCTCGGGACGCATTTTCGGCACAGGGCTGGGAGCGGGCAAGCAAAAGCTCTTTTTCCTGCCCGAGGCGCACAACGACTTCATCATGGCCGTGGTCGGCGAGGAGCTGGGCTTTGCGGGCATGTCGCTGTTCTTCATCGCCATCGGCTTCTTCCTGTGGCGGGCGCTTCGGGTCTGCATCAGGCTTGAAGACCTCCAGGACAGGTTCACGGCCTTTGGCGTCACCTGCGTCCTGGCCCTTGGCATGCTTCTGAATCTGGCCGTGGTGTTGGGCACCGTGCCGCCCAAGGGCGTGGCCATGCCCTTCATCAGCTACGGCGGCTCGTCCCTGACCGCGTCCTTCATCTGCGCGGGCATCCTGCTCAATCTCTCAAGGAGGGTGCCGTCATGA
- the murD gene encoding UDP-N-acetylmuramoyl-L-alanine--D-glutamate ligase, which produces MNRIVRQFIEQRTLAGKQGVVVGTGRSGLAAARLLDVLGCRVRVADSDETVTAQRLGPLAGRVDLITGPHKPEHFRDADMVVLSPGVPVKRLASALEGVPAQNVVAELELASWFLEAPVLAVTGTNGKTTTTTLISEIFRHAGINAFTGGNIGTPLCEYLLDMEQAEVIVLEVSSFQLQNCRLFKPHVGLFLNFAANHLDYHDDMDEYLDAKLNLFARMSGDDTALLHESLRPAIEGRGFTDARVEWFGPTDRFEAPHLPGEHNRSNVEGAWQAVRRFGVTEAQAAEAIRGFRPLAHRIERVAEVRGVVYVDDSKATTLDAVLAAVRSCRKPVRLLMGGVWKGGDVAAFAREIGDTVIHIGLFGGSRDVFEPELSKAFPVTWDETLELAVLRQASMARPGETVLLSPATSSFDQYKGYGERGDDFKRVVEGLS; this is translated from the coding sequence GTGAACCGCATCGTCAGACAATTCATCGAGCAGCGCACCCTGGCGGGCAAGCAGGGCGTGGTGGTGGGCACCGGCCGCAGCGGCCTCGCCGCCGCACGGCTGCTCGACGTGCTGGGCTGCAGGGTGCGCGTGGCCGACAGCGACGAAACCGTGACCGCCCAGCGCCTGGGGCCTCTGGCCGGACGGGTGGACCTGATCACCGGCCCCCACAAACCCGAACACTTCCGCGACGCGGACATGGTCGTGCTCTCGCCCGGCGTGCCGGTAAAACGGCTGGCCAGCGCCCTTGAGGGCGTCCCGGCGCAAAACGTGGTGGCCGAACTGGAGCTGGCCTCCTGGTTCCTCGAGGCCCCGGTGCTGGCCGTGACCGGCACCAACGGCAAAACCACGACCACCACGCTCATCAGCGAGATTTTCCGCCACGCAGGCATCAACGCCTTTACCGGCGGCAACATCGGCACCCCCCTGTGCGAGTATCTGCTCGACATGGAACAGGCCGAGGTCATCGTGCTTGAAGTGTCAAGCTTCCAGCTCCAGAACTGCCGCCTGTTCAAGCCGCATGTCGGCCTCTTCCTCAACTTCGCGGCCAACCACCTCGACTACCACGACGACATGGACGAGTACCTGGACGCCAAGCTGAACCTCTTTGCCCGCATGAGCGGCGATGACACCGCCCTGCTGCACGAGTCTCTGCGTCCGGCCATCGAAGGCCGGGGATTCACCGACGCCCGTGTCGAATGGTTCGGCCCCACGGACCGTTTCGAGGCCCCGCACCTGCCCGGCGAGCACAACCGCTCCAACGTGGAGGGCGCCTGGCAGGCCGTGCGCCGCTTCGGCGTGACCGAGGCCCAGGCCGCCGAGGCCATCCGCGGGTTCCGGCCCCTGGCGCATCGCATCGAACGCGTGGCCGAGGTCAGGGGCGTTGTCTACGTGGACGATTCCAAGGCCACCACCCTGGACGCTGTCCTGGCCGCGGTGCGCAGCTGCCGCAAGCCGGTGCGCCTACTCATGGGCGGAGTGTGGAAGGGCGGGGATGTGGCCGCCTTTGCCCGCGAGATCGGCGACACGGTTATCCATATCGGCCTGTTCGGCGGCAGCCGCGACGTGTTTGAGCCGGAACTCTCCAAGGCCTTTCCCGTGACCTGGGACGAGACCCTGGAGCTGGCCGTGCTCAGGCAGGCGTCCATGGCCCGGCCCGGCGAGACGGTGCTGCTTTCCCCGGCCACCTCGAGTTTCGACCAGTACAAGGGCTATGGCGAGCGCGGCGACGACTTCAAACGCGTGGTGGAAGGTCTGTCATGA
- the murC gene encoding UDP-N-acetylmuramate--L-alanine ligase, which yields MAAAQGPYLTVGGEACPAMRARVNNIHMVGIGGSGMNGIAEVLINMGFTVTGSDLSASAAVRRLEKLGATVYIGHGAANVGEADVLVKSTAVPEKNPELVEARERGIPIIPRAEMLAELMRLRTGVAIAGTHGKTTTTSLLATIFTEAGLDPTVIIGGKLNTYGANARLGEGDYLIAEADESDGSFLLLSPIISVVTNVDKDHMDFYADQEAIDDAFTRFMNAIPFYGMNVVCGDDEGVQRLLPAIKRPCLTYGLGPKNRLRGEIVSSHLRSLFRVFLDGEPLGEVTVAQPGIHNVQNALACIGVALEAGLDKEDIVNGLANFGGVGRRFERKGERRGVLVVDDYGHHPAEILANLRTARACYPDRRLVVAFQPHRFTRTQALFGEFCKVFADADLLLLTEIYPASESPIPGVNGLSLAQGIRQVSDTKVQFFPDFESLEKRLKDTLRPDDLFMTQGAGSIWRVGENWLNQEEEPQTPAPAGTPETLADEA from the coding sequence ATGGCGGCAGCACAGGGACCATATCTGACCGTGGGCGGCGAGGCCTGCCCGGCCATGCGGGCGCGGGTCAACAACATCCACATGGTGGGCATCGGCGGGTCGGGCATGAACGGCATCGCCGAGGTGCTCATCAACATGGGCTTCACCGTGACCGGCTCGGACCTCAGCGCGTCCGCGGCCGTCCGTCGCCTGGAAAAACTCGGGGCCACCGTGTACATCGGCCACGGCGCGGCCAACGTGGGCGAGGCCGATGTGCTCGTCAAGTCCACGGCCGTCCCCGAGAAGAACCCCGAGCTGGTGGAGGCGCGTGAACGCGGCATCCCCATCATTCCCCGCGCCGAGATGCTGGCCGAGCTGATGCGCCTGCGAACCGGCGTGGCCATTGCGGGCACCCACGGCAAGACCACCACCACCTCGCTTCTGGCCACCATCTTCACCGAGGCCGGGCTGGACCCCACGGTAATCATTGGCGGCAAGCTCAACACCTATGGGGCCAACGCCCGTCTGGGCGAGGGAGACTACCTCATCGCCGAGGCCGACGAATCCGACGGCTCCTTCCTCCTGCTCTCGCCCATCATCAGCGTGGTCACCAACGTGGACAAGGACCACATGGATTTCTATGCAGACCAGGAGGCCATCGACGACGCCTTCACCCGGTTCATGAACGCCATCCCCTTCTACGGCATGAACGTGGTCTGCGGCGACGACGAGGGGGTGCAACGTCTCCTTCCCGCCATCAAGCGCCCCTGCCTGACCTATGGCCTGGGGCCGAAAAACCGACTGCGCGGGGAAATCGTCTCCTCGCACCTGCGCAGCCTCTTTCGCGTTTTCCTCGACGGCGAGCCCTTGGGCGAGGTGACTGTGGCCCAGCCCGGCATCCACAACGTGCAAAACGCCCTTGCCTGCATCGGGGTGGCCCTTGAGGCCGGGCTCGACAAGGAAGACATCGTCAACGGACTGGCCAATTTCGGCGGAGTGGGCCGCCGTTTCGAGCGCAAGGGCGAGCGCAGGGGGGTTCTGGTGGTGGACGACTACGGCCACCATCCGGCGGAAATCCTGGCCAATCTGCGCACGGCCAGGGCCTGCTATCCCGACCGGCGGCTGGTGGTGGCATTCCAGCCCCACCGCTTCACCCGGACCCAGGCCCTGTTCGGTGAATTCTGCAAGGTCTTTGCCGATGCCGACCTGCTCCTGCTCACGGAAATCTATCCGGCCAGCGAATCGCCCATCCCGGGGGTCAACGGCCTCTCCCTGGCCCAGGGCATCCGGCAGGTCAGCGACACCAAGGTCCAGTTCTTCCCGGATTTCGAGTCCCTGGAAAAACGGCTCAAGGACACCCTGCGGCCCGACGACCTCTTCATGACCCAGGGCGCTGGCTCCATCTGGCGCGTGGGAGAGAACTGGCTCAACCAGGAAGAGGAACCGCAAACCCCGGCCCCGGCCGGGACGCCTGAAACCCTGGCGGACGAGGCGTGA
- the mraY gene encoding phospho-N-acetylmuramoyl-pentapeptide-transferase has product MIYNLLVPLSSDVGVFNVFRYITFRSVWALLTALIISILFGPAMIRWLQRIKCGQYIREDGPKHQAKQGTPTMGGIMIIFAVCVSTLLWADLTNVYVWLTLLVFAGFGAVGFADDYLKVVKKRNEGLSAKAKFLLQCAVAAAAIALLIQEPAYSTRLAVPFFKNFNPDLGWFYLPFALVVMVGASNAVNLTDGLDGLAIGPMVVAMACFAIFIYVSGHAKMADYLAVPNVVGIGEVTVFCGAMVGAGLGFLWFNAHPAQVFMGDVGSLSLGGALGFVAVLAKQELLLAIVGGVFVFETLSVILQVGYFKLSGGKRIFKMAPLHHHFELKGIPESKIIVRFWILSILMALMALSTLKLR; this is encoded by the coding sequence GTGATCTACAATCTTCTCGTGCCGCTGAGCAGCGATGTCGGCGTGTTCAACGTCTTTCGCTACATCACCTTCCGCTCTGTGTGGGCGCTTTTGACCGCCCTGATCATCTCCATCCTCTTCGGTCCGGCCATGATCCGCTGGCTCCAGCGCATCAAGTGCGGCCAGTACATCCGCGAGGACGGTCCCAAGCATCAGGCCAAGCAGGGCACGCCGACCATGGGCGGAATAATGATCATCTTCGCGGTCTGCGTCTCCACCCTGCTCTGGGCCGATCTGACCAATGTGTATGTCTGGCTGACCCTGCTGGTCTTCGCGGGCTTTGGCGCTGTGGGGTTCGCCGACGACTATCTCAAGGTGGTCAAGAAGCGCAACGAAGGGCTCTCGGCCAAGGCCAAGTTCCTGCTCCAGTGCGCGGTGGCCGCGGCGGCCATAGCCCTGCTCATCCAGGAGCCCGCCTATTCCACCCGTCTGGCCGTGCCCTTTTTCAAGAATTTCAACCCGGACCTCGGCTGGTTCTATCTGCCCTTTGCCCTGGTGGTCATGGTCGGTGCCAGCAACGCGGTCAACCTCACCGACGGCCTCGACGGGCTGGCCATCGGCCCCATGGTGGTGGCCATGGCCTGCTTCGCCATCTTCATCTACGTCTCCGGCCATGCGAAAATGGCCGATTACCTGGCCGTGCCCAACGTGGTCGGCATCGGCGAGGTCACGGTCTTCTGCGGGGCCATGGTGGGCGCGGGCCTCGGCTTCCTCTGGTTCAACGCCCATCCGGCCCAGGTCTTCATGGGCGATGTCGGCTCCCTGTCCCTGGGAGGAGCGCTCGGCTTTGTGGCCGTGCTGGCCAAGCAGGAGCTGCTGCTGGCCATTGTGGGCGGCGTGTTCGTCTTCGAGACCCTCTCGGTCATCCTCCAGGTGGGCTACTTCAAGCTCTCCGGCGGCAAACGCATCTTCAAGATGGCTCCGCTGCACCATCATTTCGAACTCAAGGGCATCCCGGAATCGAAGATCATCGTCCGGTTCTGGATTCTTTCCATACTCATGGCGCTCATGGCGCTCTCGACCCTCAAGCTGAGGTAG